A segment of the Nitrospinota bacterium genome:
ATCGGAGCTTGTGCAGCGGGCGATGATGCGCAAGTCGTCGCTGTACGAGGACCAGGAGTTCGACATCGAAGCGGTGGTGGAGCTTAACATGGCCCAGAAGGTGGACGCCAAAAGCAAGTACGCCGTGGTGGCCATGATAAACAAGGCGAAGATATTCGCCCGGCAGAAAAAGTTCGCCCGGGCCCAGGCGGAGCTGCAGAAGATACTGACGCTATACCCGAACAGGCGCGAGGCGCGGGACGTGAAGTACCTGATCGCCGAGGCGTATTTCGACCAGGAAAAGTACAAGGAGGCCCTCGACGTTTTCGAGGAGTCCATGAAACTGTGGCCGACCTACCCGAAGGCCCATCCCGCCACGTTCCTGAAGATCGCCGAAAGCCATTTGAAACTTGGGCAGACCGCCAGGGCGATGGAAAACCTGATGAGCGTGGCCAACCTTTTCCCCGGCTCCACCACGGGGCGCAAGGCGCTGTTGATGATCGGCGACATCAACCTGAAAGAGAATAAAAGAAAGGACGCGGTGAAGATATTCGAGGCGCTGGCGGTGAAGTTCCCGGACACCCCCGAATCGGTGATGGCGAGGCTCCGGCTGGCCACGCTGGGGGCCGAAGAGCCGGAGCTTTTGCGGCACAGCGACATTTTCGACTATACAGCGTTCGAAAATCCGATGAAGACCTTCGACGAGGTGAAGGCAAAGTACGCCGAGAAGCTCGGCGAAGAGGCGCTCATGCGCAAGGGGCGCGCCCTGACCGCGCGCAAGCAATACGTCTCCGCCATACTGGCGTACAAGGAGCTTTTGAAGTCATACCCGGCCACCCGCATGTCCGACGATGTGTTCGCCCTGGTGCGCGGCAACATACTGCGGCTCATCGAGACATACCACTCGCAGGACGGGTTCCTGCTGACGCTGGCCACTTATTACAACAATTTCGATCCGTTCCTCAAGACCATCGCCGAGCCCGACGTTCTTATAAAGCTTGCCGACAGTTTCGGGGCCATGACGCTTTATGGCCGGTCGGCGGAGTATTACAGGCTCGCGGACGCGGTGGACAAAAAAGGGGAATTCAAGGCCGTCACAAGGTTCCGGCTGGCCAAGGCCATCCTGTACGATAACAAGGCCAGGGACGCCGAAGAAATGTTGCGCGCTTACATAAAGGAATTCCCGGCCCATCCCAACGCCGTCACCGCGCGGCATTACCTGGGCACGGCCATGATGGAGCAGAAACAGCCCGCCGAGGCGGCCACGGAATGGAGGCTTGCCATAGAGCGCGACCCGCGCCACTTCATGACGTCCAACACCGCGTACAAGCTGGGGATGATGTACAAGGGGGAGCAGAGGTATTCGCTGGCGGCGGACGCATTCTCCACGGCGCTGGCTGTTTTCCGGCCGGAAATGAAACTGCCGGAAGAGCCGGACTATATGAAGGACTGCAACTACCAGCTGGCCGATTCGTATTACCGTGGCGAGGACTACGCCTCGGCCATCCGGCAGGCGGAAAGGTTCAAGGCAAAGTACGCCGAGGACCCGCGCAATTCGTGGATGGACTACATCATCTCCATGTCGCTGGAGAAAGGGGACCAGGACGAGGCCGCCATGACAAAACTTCGCGACCTTTCCGATAAAGACAAGAGCACCCCCGTCGGCCGCGTGGCGGCAGCCCGGCTCAAGAACGTGGAGTGGAAGAAGAAAAATCCCAACCTGTTCCAGGAATGACGGTTACGTTCCCATCTGATTTTACCGGAGGAATGTTTGAAAAATGGCGTAAACGCCCATTTTGATGTACACTTGGGAGTACAGGAGGACATTCATGAAAACAATGCCTATAGTCCAGGCGAGAAACTCGCTGACCACACTGCCGGAACAGTTTGAAAAACAGCCGGGGCTGGACGCCGTGGCGGTGACGCGCAGGGGCAAGCCGGTGCTGGCGGTGATGCCGTGGGAACTGTACGAATCGCTGGTGGAAACGCTGGAAATACTCGGCGACAAGGAGATGATGTCCTCTCTCCGCAAAAGCGTGAAGGAAATTGAAAAAGGAAAGCTTGTCCCCTGGAAAAAAGTCAAAAGGGAAATGGATTTTTGAAAATCGTCCTCACCCCCCACGCCCGGTCCATGCTTTTTTCCATTCAGGACCGCCGTGTCCGAGGCATAATCGCGGAAAAAGTGGACAGCCTTGCCCAAGGGGCGGACTCACAGGGCAAACCTCTAAAGGGAGAACTGGCCGGATTCAGGAGCGTCAGGGCCGTTGGGCAACGCTGGCGCATCATATACAAAGTTGAATCAGCCAAGGACATGGTGATTGTGGCGGCCGTGGGAATCCGGAAAGACAGGGACAAAAAAGACGCTTACGCCCTCGCCAGAAAGCTATTGCGCCTCGGGCTGTTGGGGGAACTGGACTAAAATATGAATTTTTGGAAAGCCCAATGGACTCTAAAGACCAGACGCTGAAAAAACTCCAGGCCGCTTTCGAGTATCTTAACCAGTCCACCGACAGGCTTACAGGCGCCTATGAGGCGCTGAAGGGTGAGACGGCGGGGCTCAAGTCGGATCTGGAGGAGAGCGCCGCTTTCCTAAAGGACATACTCGACAGCCTCAATTGCGCCGTGGTGGTGGCGGGGCCGGAGGGCGAAGTGGTGACAGCCAACGGCAACGCGGCCAAAATGGAGATCGCCAGCGGAACGCTGGTAAAGGAATGGCTCGCAAAACTTTCCACCGCGCAAGGGCGCGGGATAACCTGGGAGTCACCCGGAGGCTCGGTATTCACGATCACCGCTTCGCCGCTGAAAAGCGGCGCAGGAGGACGCAAGGGGAGCGTGCTGGTGATCGACGACGTCACGGAGCTTGAGCGGCTGAAAAAATTCGCCAAGCGGGGCGACAGGCTTCTCGCCATCGGCGAGATGGCCGCCGGGATGGCCCACGAGATACGAAATCCGCTGGGGAGCATGGACATTTTTGCGTCCCTTCTCGGGCGGGACCTGGCCGGGGACGCCGGCAAGCTCAAACTCGTCGGCCACATTTCGTCCGGCATCCGCTCCATCAACAATGTGATATCCAACTTCCTCCTTTTCACAAAGGAGATAAGGCCAGTCAAGCGCGAGTTTGACGCGAAGAGACTTGTGATGGACGTTTTGGAGTTCGCCGGATGCGTTTTGCGGGACAACAGGATAGACGCCTCCGCCGTTCTGCCGGAAGGCGCCGTGCCGGTGACAGCCGATCCGGAGCTTATCAGACAGGCGCTGTTAAACCTCGTCCACAACGCGATCCAGGCGATGAAAAACGGTGGCAAGCTGTTTGTGGAGCTTCGCGCAGCCACCTCCGGCGGCAAGGAAAATTTCGAGATAATCGTCAGGGACACGGGCCCCGGCGTCCCTCCCGCGATAAGGGAAAAGATATTCGACGTGTTTTTCACCACAAAGGAAAGCGGCTCCGGGCTGGGGCTTTCCATCGCCAGCCAGATAATGCAGGCGCACGGGGGGTATATCGACCTTCTCGATACGCCGGACGGCGGGGCGAAATTTATAATGTCGGCGCCGGTGAGATGACCGGGAAGGTCCGTCCGTCGCCCAAAACGTTGAACCTTGCGGTATAATCCTTGAACGTGATTACGGCAGTTTAAGCGTCAGATTCCTAAGTAACGGAGACTTGCCATAGAACCGAAAAGCGTCCTTGTCGTTGACGACGAGGAGGAGATGAGGATCGCCCTTGCGGAGGCGTTGACGCGGTCGGGCCATAGTGTGGTCACCGCCGCCAACGGCGAGGAGGGTCTTAAAATGTTCGGCGAGAGATCACCGCAGATCGTGATATCGGACGTGCGGATGCCAAAGATGACCGGCATAGAGCTGCTGTGCGCCATCCGGAGGTCGAGCACGCCGGAGACGCCGTTTGTGCTCATCACCGCCTATGGCGCCATTGACGACGCGGTGGCGGCCATGAAGGAAGGCGCCACGGACTATATCCTGAAACCGTTCTCCGCGGACACCCTGGATGACCTTATGCGCCGCGTCTTCGGAGAGGATGGGGGCGGCGTGAAAGCCATATCGGCCCGCCCCGCCGAACGGCTGGGCAAAGGCTCTCCATCCCGGGGGCGCGTGATCGTCACCGGCAACGAAAAAATGAAAAAGGTGATGGACATCCTCCGCAGGGTGGCGCCCAGCAAGTCCACGGTGCTCATCCACGGCGAGTCCGGGGTGGGCAAGGAACTTGTGGCCCGGTTCATACATGAAAATTCGGACCGGCGGGACAGGCCTTTCATAGCGGTGAACTGCGCGGCGATGCCGGAGACGCTTTTGGAGTCGGAGCTTTTCGGCCACGAAAAAGGATCGTTCACCGGCGCCATCGCAAGGAAGATCGGAAAGTTCGAACTGGCAAACGGCGGTGTGATCCTGCTCGACGAGGTGACGGAGATGGATCCGCAGCTTCAGGCCAAGCTTTTGCGCGTTCTGCAGGAGGAGGAGATAGACCGGGTGGGGGGCGCGTCCCCCATCCCGCTGGACATCCGCGTGATCGCCACCACCAACAGGGACATGGACCAGGCTGTGAAGGAAGGCAAGTTCAGGGAAGACCTCTATTTCCGTCTCAACGTCATTCCAGTGAACATACCCCCGCTACGGGAGCGGCCGGACGACATACCGATCCTGGTGGAGTATTTTATAAAAAAATTCAACGCAATCATGGGCAAGGCGGTTTGCGGAGTGGAACCGGAGGCCATGGACTCGATACTGGCAAACCCGTGGCGAGGCAACATCCGGGAACTTGAAAACGTGATGGAACGCGCCGTGCTGTTGGCTGTGGGGGACTCGATATCGCTGGCCGACCTTATGATGGATGGGGTAAAATCCGCGGGATCGCCAAAGGGCGAGGCGGAGGACCTTGCCCGGCCCGGCATCACCGTGGCGGAGATGGAGAAGAAACTTATCATGCGCACGCTGGACGACGCTCAGGGGAACAGGACGAAGGCGGCGGAGGCCCTGGGGGTCTCCATCCGCACGTTACGGAACAAATTGAACGAATATAATGTGGCCCATGGCAAATAGGTTTTTTACGCTGGCGGCGCTGGCCGCCGCGATCTTTTTCGCCGCCCCCGCGTCCGCCACGACGGTCCGGGTGGCCATCGCGAAGAATGTGAATTCCCTCACGGTTTCGTCCGAATGGCCGCTGCGGGTGGACTCCGGGATCGACTTGGGGGACACCAAAATTCTTAAAATCAGCTGCGTCAAGGAGGGCTTTAAGCTCAACGGCAAGCATGTGCGCGGCCAGTCCGTCATGATCGCATCGTCGGGGCTTATCAAAGCCGGCCTGGGCTCATATCACGGGGCGATCCAACTTATGAAGAATCCCGGCGGCGGCGCGGTGGTGATAAACCATGTGGACATGGAGGATTACATCGCAGGCGTGGTGGCGATGGAGATGGGGCGCGACTGGCCGGCCGAGGCGCTAAAGGCCCAGGCGATAGCGTCGCGCACCTTCGCGCTGCATCACATGGACAGGCGGGAAGGAAGGCTTTACGACCTGGACAACACGGTCTCTTCCCAGGTGTACAAGGGGGTATCGGGAGTCAACCAGGCGGTGCGGGAGGCGGTGTTCGCCACCGGCGGGCTTGTGGCCATGTTCGATGGCGCCCCAGCGTTGACTTTCTATCACAGTTGCGCCGGTGGTGAGACGGAGGACCTTAAATACGTCTGGGGGAGGGAGAGCCGGCCATACCTTACAAGCCAGCCGGCCCCGTTCGAGGATGGAGCGCCGGAAAAGAACTGGCGGGTAAGGTTTAGCGGAAAAGATATCCAGGCCAGGTTCGCCAAATATGGCGTGAAAGCAGGCCCGGTGAGCGGGGTGGAGATTCTGTCCAGGACGTCGTCGGGCAG
Coding sequences within it:
- a CDS encoding tetratricopeptide repeat protein is translated as MDKRIFSALAAVTGIAAFALGFNMAIGAPVILREISFAEVEGHTRMTLSAEGEIKFRLKLDKPSKSLTIHVMAERPKEAPAIKYGDSMVESVTLHAGSEPGTQDIMITFKQPDFSFYRADTQDPNRAVFDFRTKDEGLKITGVTPEKLVAQAAATPAKEEAKPEEPEQAADQAAAGEAEAGKVAESEKPEAPTPDSAAIGKMFAQVDETYDKLEKDAGRGMFQDVMGAIQKREYEQAVELADSFFKEYPKSVYLEKAYFSKGDALYLLSKKEKTNIPRALDAYKEAISMFPKSELVQRAMMRKSSLYEDQEFDIEAVVELNMAQKVDAKSKYAVVAMINKAKIFARQKKFARAQAELQKILTLYPNRREARDVKYLIAEAYFDQEKYKEALDVFEESMKLWPTYPKAHPATFLKIAESHLKLGQTARAMENLMSVANLFPGSTTGRKALLMIGDINLKENKRKDAVKIFEALAVKFPDTPESVMARLRLATLGAEEPELLRHSDIFDYTAFENPMKTFDEVKAKYAEKLGEEALMRKGRALTARKQYVSAILAYKELLKSYPATRMSDDVFALVRGNILRLIETYHSQDGFLLTLATYYNNFDPFLKTIAEPDVLIKLADSFGAMTLYGRSAEYYRLADAVDKKGEFKAVTRFRLAKAILYDNKARDAEEMLRAYIKEFPAHPNAVTARHYLGTAMMEQKQPAEAATEWRLAIERDPRHFMTSNTAYKLGMMYKGEQRYSLAADAFSTALAVFRPEMKLPEEPDYMKDCNYQLADSYYRGEDYASAIRQAERFKAKYAEDPRNSWMDYIISMSLEKGDQDEAAMTKLRDLSDKDKSTPVGRVAAARLKNVEWKKKNPNLFQE
- a CDS encoding type II toxin-antitoxin system Phd/YefM family antitoxin is translated as MKTMPIVQARNSLTTLPEQFEKQPGLDAVAVTRRGKPVLAVMPWELYESLVETLEILGDKEMMSSLRKSVKEIEKGKLVPWKKVKREMDF
- a CDS encoding type II toxin-antitoxin system RelE/ParE family toxin, whose translation is MLFSIQDRRVRGIIAEKVDSLAQGADSQGKPLKGELAGFRSVRAVGQRWRIIYKVESAKDMVIVAAVGIRKDRDKKDAYALARKLLRLGLLGELD
- a CDS encoding sigma-54-dependent Fis family transcriptional regulator, which codes for MRIALAEALTRSGHSVVTAANGEEGLKMFGERSPQIVISDVRMPKMTGIELLCAIRRSSTPETPFVLITAYGAIDDAVAAMKEGATDYILKPFSADTLDDLMRRVFGEDGGGVKAISARPAERLGKGSPSRGRVIVTGNEKMKKVMDILRRVAPSKSTVLIHGESGVGKELVARFIHENSDRRDRPFIAVNCAAMPETLLESELFGHEKGSFTGAIARKIGKFELANGGVILLDEVTEMDPQLQAKLLRVLQEEEIDRVGGASPIPLDIRVIATTNRDMDQAVKEGKFREDLYFRLNVIPVNIPPLRERPDDIPILVEYFIKKFNAIMGKAVCGVEPEAMDSILANPWRGNIRELENVMERAVLLAVGDSISLADLMMDGVKSAGSPKGEAEDLARPGITVAEMEKKLIMRTLDDAQGNRTKAAEALGVSIRTLRNKLNEYNVAHGK
- a CDS encoding SpoIID/LytB domain-containing protein, producing the protein MANRFFTLAALAAAIFFAAPASATTVRVAIAKNVNSLTVSSEWPLRVDSGIDLGDTKILKISCVKEGFKLNGKHVRGQSVMIASSGLIKAGLGSYHGAIQLMKNPGGGAVVINHVDMEDYIAGVVAMEMGRDWPAEALKAQAIASRTFALHHMDRREGRLYDLDNTVSSQVYKGVSGVNQAVREAVFATGGLVAMFDGAPALTFYHSCAGGETEDLKYVWGRESRPYLTSQPAPFEDGAPEKNWRVRFSGKDIQARFAKYGVKAGPVSGVEILSRTSSGRARAVRVTYAGKHRDMNAAAFRRIMGENRLRSTKFTVDSAKKGEFVFTGEGYGHAVGMSQWSARGMAEHGLSFDDIIGHFYPGVEITPIDGTERVAMASPAPIPAEKITGESGGQLVPAAEPEALPQ